A window of Polaribacter litorisediminis contains these coding sequences:
- a CDS encoding DUF4835 family protein: MRTLVFLVTFFLITNNLKSQEINCLVNVNFDQIAGSNRQVFETLETALTEFINQKKWTNRVVQTEERVDCVMNIIITSRDNNTFTATLQVQSTRPVYGSSYSTPILNLKDNEFNFKYNEFDPLIYNRNSFDSNLISTIAFYVYTILGVDADTFSKYGGETELKEAQNVMLQAQQSGLASWQNVVGKQNRFLLIDNLLAPKLKVFRDALYDYHIKGLDNFASNKEYGKQAIENSVLSIGNIFNKTVGNYLIRIFFDAKADEIVNIYSEGPRTKNVNRLTTELRKISPNNNSKWRNIE, from the coding sequence ATGCGTACACTTGTTTTTCTAGTTACATTTTTTTTAATAACCAACAATTTAAAATCTCAAGAAATCAATTGTTTGGTAAACGTAAATTTTGACCAAATTGCCGGTTCTAATAGGCAAGTTTTTGAAACTTTAGAAACTGCTTTAACAGAATTTATCAACCAAAAAAAATGGACAAATAGAGTTGTACAAACAGAGGAACGAGTTGATTGTGTTATGAATATTATCATTACCTCTAGAGATAATAATACATTTACCGCAACTTTACAGGTGCAATCTACAAGACCTGTTTATGGTTCTAGTTATTCAACGCCAATTTTAAATTTAAAAGACAATGAGTTTAATTTTAAATACAACGAATTTGACCCTTTAATTTATAACAGAAACTCTTTTGATAGCAATTTAATTTCTACCATTGCATTTTATGTATACACTATTTTAGGTGTAGATGCAGATACTTTTTCTAAATACGGAGGTGAAACCGAGCTAAAAGAAGCGCAAAATGTAATGTTACAAGCGCAGCAGAGTGGTTTAGCTTCTTGGCAAAATGTGGTAGGCAAGCAAAATCGTTTTTTATTAATCGATAATTTATTAGCACCTAAATTAAAAGTTTTTAGAGATGCTTTGTATGATTATCATATAAAAGGATTAGATAATTTTGCCTCAAACAAAGAATATGGTAAGCAAGCTATCGAAAATAGTGTATTATCAATTGGAAATATTTTTAATAAAACGGTTGGTAATTATTTAATAAGAATTTTTTTTGATGCCAAAGCAGATGAAATTGTGAATATTTATTCTGAGGGGCCTAGAACTAAAAATGTGAACCGGTTAACTACTGAATTAAGAAAAATATCTCCCAATAATAATTCTAAATGGAGAAATATTGAGTAG
- the recN gene encoding DNA repair protein RecN — protein sequence MLTQLSINNYALINQLSIDFSAGLSIITGETGAGKSILLGALGLVLGNRADLSSLKDTSRKCIVEAKVSIANYNLKDFFNEVDLDYESETIIRREILPSGKSRAFVNDTPVTLSVLNQLRTQLVDVHSQHQTMQLADNSFQFSVIDSLAKNQDRIASYRRGFQQLNHHKKELQKLIAIQKEANKQYDYNLHLFNELEEANLKIDEQELLEEKLEKLNNIEDIKLNLSEALELSVNEEIGIQNLLNTLENRLDKIAPFSTEYQELSKRVTSMKIEMDDIVTELEDANENVEFNPNEAEEINDRLQLIYNLQKKHDVNTNQELLDVLEDLSVKVSQVENAEETISSKKKEIEGISTKLDKVAALISKHRTSSAPKLTKELQFLLTDLGMKNARFSIKIKQTANYFYNGKDELEFLFSANKGGNFGELKKVASGGELSRIMLSVKKVLSEHTQLPTIIFDEIDTGVSGEVSNKIAAIMQQMSRHMQVISITHLPQIASKGAHHYKVFKKEINGMTTTNLKHLTEGERIVEIAEMLSGKDITESALIHAKELLANP from the coding sequence TTGCTAACACAACTATCCATTAATAATTACGCATTAATCAATCAATTATCGATTGATTTTTCAGCTGGTTTGTCCATTATTACAGGAGAAACTGGTGCAGGAAAATCTATTTTACTAGGCGCTTTAGGGTTGGTTTTAGGAAATAGAGCAGATTTATCTTCGTTAAAAGATACGTCTAGAAAATGTATTGTAGAAGCAAAAGTTTCTATTGCTAACTACAATTTAAAAGATTTTTTTAATGAAGTTGATTTAGATTATGAATCTGAAACCATTATTAGAAGAGAAATTTTACCATCAGGAAAATCGCGAGCTTTTGTAAATGATACACCAGTTACACTTTCGGTTTTAAATCAATTAAGAACGCAATTAGTAGATGTGCATTCTCAGCATCAAACCATGCAATTAGCCGATAATAGCTTTCAATTTTCTGTGATTGACTCTTTGGCAAAAAATCAAGATAGGATTGCTTCTTATCGAAGAGGATTTCAGCAGCTAAATCATCATAAGAAAGAATTACAAAAGTTAATAGCTATTCAGAAAGAAGCGAATAAACAATATGATTATAATTTGCATTTGTTTAACGAGTTAGAAGAAGCAAATTTAAAGATTGATGAGCAAGAATTACTGGAAGAGAAATTAGAAAAACTGAACAATATCGAAGATATTAAACTTAATTTATCCGAAGCTTTAGAACTTTCTGTGAATGAAGAAATTGGTATTCAGAACTTATTAAATACTTTAGAAAATAGGTTGGATAAAATTGCACCTTTTTCAACGGAATATCAAGAACTTTCAAAGAGAGTTACGAGTATGAAAATTGAGATGGATGATATTGTGACAGAGTTAGAAGATGCGAATGAAAACGTAGAATTCAACCCGAATGAAGCGGAGGAAATTAATGATCGATTGCAATTGATTTACAATTTACAAAAGAAACATGATGTAAATACCAATCAAGAATTATTAGACGTTTTAGAAGATTTGTCAGTAAAAGTAAGTCAAGTAGAAAATGCGGAAGAAACAATCAGTAGTAAGAAAAAAGAAATTGAAGGCATTTCTACAAAACTAGATAAAGTTGCTGCATTAATTTCTAAACATAGAACATCATCTGCTCCTAAATTAACGAAAGAATTACAATTTTTACTAACCGATTTAGGTATGAAAAATGCTCGTTTTTCTATAAAAATTAAACAAACAGCTAACTATTTTTATAACGGAAAAGATGAATTAGAGTTTTTATTTTCGGCGAATAAAGGAGGTAATTTTGGGGAGTTAAAAAAAGTAGCTTCCGGAGGAGAATTGTCAAGAATTATGCTATCCGTAAAGAAAGTATTGTCAGAACATACACAGTTACCAACTATTATTTTTGATGAAATTGATACCGGAGTGTCTGGCGAAGTTTCCAATAAAATTGCTGCAATTATGCAGCAAATGAGTAGACATATGCAGGTGATTTCAATTACGCATTTACCTCAAATTGCATCAAAAGGAGCCCATCATTATAAAGTCTTTAAAAAAGAAATAAACGGAATGACCACTACCAATTTAAAACATTTAACGGAGGGGGAAAGAATTGTGGAAATTGCCGAAATGTTAAGTGGTAAAGATATAACTGAATCGGCATTGATTCATGCAAAAGAATTGTTAGCAAATCCTTAA
- a CDS encoding enoyl-ACP reductase FabI, translated as MYNLLKGKKGIIFGALNQHSIAWKVAERAHEEGAEFVLTNAPIALRMGELNALAEKTGSQVIAADATSIEDLNNLVEKSMEILGGKIDFVLHSIGMSVNVRKGRHYTDPKYDFTTKGWDISAVSFHKVMNVLYNKKAMSEWGSIVALTYMAAQRVFPDYNDMADNKAYLESIARSFGYFFGRDHKVRVNTISQSPTPTTAGSGVKGFDGFIEYAEKMSPLGNATALECADYTITMFSDLTKKVTLQNLFHDGGFSNMGVSDPVMDKFTDE; from the coding sequence ATGTACAATTTATTAAAGGGTAAAAAAGGAATCATATTCGGAGCTTTAAACCAGCATTCTATCGCATGGAAAGTTGCTGAAAGAGCACATGAAGAAGGAGCAGAATTTGTATTAACAAACGCACCAATTGCTTTACGAATGGGCGAATTAAATGCATTAGCAGAAAAAACAGGATCTCAGGTTATTGCAGCAGACGCCACTTCTATCGAAGATTTAAACAATTTGGTCGAAAAATCTATGGAAATTTTAGGTGGTAAAATCGACTTTGTATTGCATTCTATTGGTATGTCTGTAAATGTTAGAAAAGGCAGACATTATACAGATCCTAAATATGATTTTACAACCAAAGGCTGGGATATTTCTGCAGTTTCTTTTCATAAAGTAATGAATGTTTTATACAACAAAAAGGCCATGAGCGAGTGGGGTTCTATTGTTGCCTTAACTTATATGGCTGCGCAAAGAGTGTTTCCAGATTACAATGATATGGCAGATAATAAAGCTTATTTAGAGTCTATTGCACGCAGTTTTGGTTACTTTTTTGGGAGAGATCATAAAGTTCGTGTCAATACAATATCGCAATCTCCAACTCCAACAACTGCCGGAAGTGGTGTAAAAGGTTTTGATGGTTTTATTGAGTATGCAGAAAAAATGAGTCCGTTAGGAAATGCCACCGCTTTAGAATGTGCGGATTATACGATTACAATGTTTTCTGATTTAACAAAGAAAGTAACTTTACAAAATTTATTTCATGATGGCGGATTTTCTAATATGGGCGTTAGCGATCCTGTAATGGATAAATTTACAGATGAATAA
- a CDS encoding glycosyltransferase, with translation MKLSFSIIIPVYNRPNEIDELLESLTKQDFSGDFEILIIEDGSTIKSDVVVEKYKNELHLKYFFKENTGAGASRNFGMQQASGNYFIILDSDIIVPSQYLSTVKQTLENNFTDAFGGPDAAHQSFTSLQKAINYSMTSVLTTGGIRGKKNGVGKFQLRSFNLGISKKAFETTKGFSKMKTGEDIDLTFRLWKSDFETQLIPEAFVYHKRKSTLQQFFKQTYAFGTARPILNRKYPGSAKVTFWFPSFFILGFGISIILVIFGYLQFLTLYGFYFVLIFFDSLFQNKNVQVAFLSILTSFTQFLGYGLGFLQSQIFKKFKN, from the coding sequence TTGAAATTATCATTTTCTATCATAATTCCTGTTTACAATCGTCCAAATGAAATTGACGAGTTGCTGGAAAGTCTTACAAAACAAGATTTTTCTGGTGATTTTGAGATCTTAATTATTGAAGACGGTTCCACCATTAAAAGTGATGTAGTTGTTGAGAAATATAAAAATGAACTGCATCTAAAATATTTTTTCAAAGAAAATACTGGAGCAGGAGCAAGCAGGAATTTCGGAATGCAACAAGCTTCAGGAAACTATTTTATCATTTTAGATTCAGATATTATTGTTCCATCTCAATATCTATCAACAGTAAAACAAACCTTAGAAAACAATTTTACGGATGCTTTTGGTGGCCCAGATGCTGCACACCAAAGTTTTACATCCTTGCAAAAAGCTATTAATTATTCAATGACTTCTGTTTTAACAACAGGCGGAATTCGTGGAAAAAAAAACGGAGTAGGCAAGTTTCAGTTGAGAAGTTTCAATTTAGGAATCTCTAAAAAAGCGTTTGAAACCACCAAAGGTTTTTCAAAAATGAAAACAGGAGAAGATATCGATTTGACTTTTAGATTATGGAAAAGCGACTTTGAAACTCAATTAATTCCTGAAGCTTTTGTGTATCATAAACGTAAAAGTACCTTACAACAGTTTTTTAAACAAACGTATGCTTTTGGTACAGCAAGACCTATTTTAAATCGAAAATATCCAGGAAGTGCTAAAGTTACGTTTTGGTTTCCTAGTTTCTTTATTCTAGGATTTGGCATCAGTATTATCTTAGTAATTTTTGGTTATCTTCAATTTTTAACTTTATACGGATTTTATTTCGTGCTAATTTTCTTTGATTCCTTATTTCAAAATAAAAATGTACAAGTTGCTTTTTTAAGTATACTAACTTCTTTCACACAATTTTTGGGCTATGGATTGGGGTTTTTGCAATCGCAAATTTTTAAGAAGTTTAAAAATTAA
- a CDS encoding beta-mannosidase, which yields MRRIIGLLVVLFFGCNPLKKDTPIKIPLIENWQFKGLDTLDWKTATVPGNIFTDLLSHKIIEDPFTKNNEEKVQWVSNKSWEYRTSFQLSEDILKKQHIELNFNGLDTYAKIYLNDSLLGETNNAFRTFNFDVKKLIKKENQLKIYLLNNREIEKKLEEKNLYYLPEGKRVYTRKAQFQYGWDWGPQLNTSGIWKKVSLVAWNEMRFKNIFIRQEKLTELKANLIAEITIESDLDAVAEIKINVATKEILQKIEIKKGIHTYKVPIEIENPTLWWTHNLGNPYLYQFDFRLIYDKKIKDEKSIKKGIRTIKLITKKDTIGESFYFELNGKPVYMKGANYIPQNSFQNKVSNQHYEKLLSDVAESNMNILRVWGGGIYENDIFYDLCDEKGILVWQDFMFACAMYPGDIEFLANVKEEAIQQVKRLRNHTSIALWCGNNENSEGWKRWGWQNNRTEKEKKNIWNDYLAVFDSILPKVVAEFSETDYWETSPKYGRGNPKYKTEGDAHDWWVWHDGYPFEHFENNVPRFMSEFGFQSFPSFETLKYINQTDTISLKTTAVKSHQKHIRGFQLIDTYMARDYNIPTNEEDYVYVSQLVQAKGIVMGIEAHRRTKPYNMGSLYWQLNDCWPAISWSSIDYFGNWKALQYKAKNAFENVLISSVIQNDTVTTYVINDSFQRLQGNLKLKVIDFYGKEIWSDSKEIKVLENSSKQFYEFPLEKVDIENSVFITEFNDQKSYFYFSKSKDLNLPKGKVQQKITKIKNGFSITLKSDVLQKDVFLFTDKKGHFSDNFFDLMPNETKVIEFKSDIDSLDDLKIKTLNTLN from the coding sequence ATGCGTAGAATTATTGGTTTATTAGTCGTGTTATTTTTTGGATGTAATCCCTTAAAAAAAGATACTCCAATAAAAATACCATTGATTGAAAACTGGCAATTTAAAGGACTTGACACTTTAGATTGGAAAACAGCAACTGTTCCAGGAAATATATTTACAGATTTATTGTCTCATAAAATTATTGAAGATCCTTTCACTAAAAATAATGAGGAGAAAGTGCAATGGGTTTCTAATAAGAGTTGGGAATATAGAACCTCTTTTCAACTTTCTGAGGATATTTTAAAAAAGCAGCATATTGAATTGAATTTTAATGGGTTGGACACCTATGCTAAAATTTATTTAAATGATTCTTTACTCGGAGAAACTAATAATGCATTTAGAACTTTTAATTTTGATGTTAAAAAATTAATAAAAAAAGAAAATCAATTAAAAATATACTTACTAAACAATCGTGAAATTGAGAAAAAATTAGAAGAGAAAAATCTTTACTATTTGCCTGAAGGAAAAAGAGTCTATACCCGAAAAGCTCAATTTCAATATGGCTGGGATTGGGGACCACAACTAAATACTTCAGGAATTTGGAAAAAAGTTTCATTAGTTGCTTGGAATGAAATGCGTTTTAAAAATATTTTTATCCGTCAAGAAAAGTTAACTGAACTCAAAGCAAATCTGATTGCAGAAATTACCATTGAAAGCGATTTGGACGCAGTAGCGGAAATTAAAATCAATGTTGCCACAAAAGAAATTCTTCAAAAAATTGAAATAAAAAAAGGAATTCACACCTATAAGGTTCCTATTGAAATTGAAAATCCAACCTTGTGGTGGACACATAATTTAGGAAACCCTTATTTATATCAATTTGATTTTCGGTTAATTTATGATAAAAAAATTAAAGACGAAAAATCAATCAAAAAAGGAATTAGAACGATAAAACTCATCACTAAAAAAGATACTATTGGCGAATCTTTCTATTTTGAATTGAATGGAAAACCCGTCTATATGAAAGGCGCCAATTACATTCCGCAAAATAGTTTTCAAAATAAAGTTTCAAATCAACATTATGAAAAATTATTGTCAGATGTTGCCGAATCGAACATGAATATATTACGAGTTTGGGGTGGTGGAATTTATGAAAATGATATTTTTTACGATTTATGTGATGAAAAAGGAATCTTAGTTTGGCAGGATTTTATGTTTGCTTGTGCGATGTATCCTGGAGATATTGAGTTCTTGGCGAATGTAAAAGAAGAAGCAATACAACAAGTTAAAAGATTAAGAAATCATACTTCTATTGCTCTGTGGTGCGGAAATAATGAAAATTCTGAAGGATGGAAACGTTGGGGATGGCAAAATAATAGAACCGAAAAAGAGAAAAAAAATATTTGGAACGATTATTTAGCAGTTTTTGATTCCATATTACCAAAGGTAGTTGCCGAATTTAGTGAAACGGACTATTGGGAAACTTCGCCAAAATATGGACGAGGAAACCCAAAATACAAAACAGAAGGAGATGCTCATGATTGGTGGGTTTGGCATGATGGATATCCTTTTGAGCACTTTGAAAATAATGTTCCGAGGTTTATGAGTGAGTTTGGTTTTCAGTCTTTTCCGAGTTTTGAAACCTTGAAATATATCAATCAAACGGATACAATTTCTTTAAAAACAACCGCTGTAAAATCGCATCAAAAACATATTAGAGGTTTTCAATTGATTGATACATATATGGCGCGTGACTATAATATCCCCACAAATGAAGAAGATTATGTATACGTAAGTCAATTAGTACAAGCCAAAGGAATTGTGATGGGAATTGAAGCACACAGAAGAACTAAACCTTACAATATGGGTTCTTTATATTGGCAACTAAATGATTGCTGGCCAGCAATTTCATGGTCTAGCATCGATTATTTTGGCAATTGGAAAGCCTTACAGTATAAAGCTAAAAATGCTTTTGAAAATGTGTTAATTTCGTCAGTAATACAAAATGATACTGTAACAACTTATGTTATTAATGATTCTTTTCAAAGATTACAAGGAAATTTAAAATTGAAAGTAATTGATTTTTATGGAAAAGAGATCTGGTCAGATTCGAAAGAAATTAAAGTTTTAGAAAATAGTAGCAAACAATTTTATGAATTTCCGTTAGAAAAAGTTGATATAGAAAACTCAGTCTTCATTACTGAATTTAATGATCAAAAATCATACTTTTATTTTTCGAAATCCAAAGATTTAAACTTACCAAAAGGAAAGGTTCAGCAAAAGATTACGAAAATAAAAAATGGTTTTTCCATCACTTTAAAAAGCGATGTTTTACAAAAAGATGTGTTTTTGTTTACTGATAAAAAAGGGCATTTTTCTGATAACTTTTTTGATTTGATGCCGAATGAAACGAAAGTAATTGAGTTTAAATCTGATATAGATTCTTTAGATGATTTAAAAATTAAAACTTTGAATACGTTGAACTGA
- a CDS encoding copper homeostasis protein CutC — MKLEICANSYQSATNAQNSGAQRIELCSELSVGGITPSYGLLKNISENITIPVNVLIRPRSGNFCYADDEFEQMKSDIKICKKLDFSGIVSGVLNEDNSIDIERTKELIQLSKPLSFTFHRAFDCVEHPKKALNQLMYLGVDRILTSGLQEKAENGIDLLKELQEIAKDNLIILPGSGINSKNAILFKKAGFKEIHSSASKEITSSSVFFDKTPQTVSDLENIQEILKVIKNA, encoded by the coding sequence ATGAAACTAGAAATCTGCGCAAACTCATATCAATCAGCAACAAACGCTCAAAATTCGGGCGCCCAAAGAATTGAACTCTGTTCAGAGTTGTCTGTTGGTGGCATTACTCCTTCTTACGGATTATTAAAAAATATTTCTGAAAATATTACTATTCCTGTAAACGTTTTAATAAGACCAAGAAGTGGTAATTTTTGTTATGCTGATGATGAATTTGAACAAATGAAATCAGATATTAAAATCTGTAAAAAACTCGATTTTAGCGGAATTGTTTCTGGGGTTCTAAATGAAGATAATTCTATTGATATTGAAAGAACAAAAGAACTGATTCAGCTTTCAAAACCTCTTTCTTTTACATTTCATAGAGCTTTTGATTGTGTTGAACATCCGAAGAAAGCTTTAAATCAATTAATGTATCTTGGAGTGGATAGAATTCTAACTTCTGGTTTGCAAGAAAAAGCAGAAAACGGAATTGACCTACTGAAAGAACTACAAGAAATAGCAAAAGACAACTTGATTATTCTACCAGGAAGTGGTATAAATTCCAAAAATGCTATTCTATTTAAAAAAGCAGGATTTAAAGAAATTCATAGTTCAGCATCAAAAGAGATAACTAGTTCAAGTGTATTTTTTGATAAAACTCCACAAACAGTTTCTGATTTAGAAAACATTCAAGAAATTTTAAAAGTGATTAAAAATGCGTAG
- a CDS encoding beta-N-acetylhexosaminidase produces MKIHYNLKIIFVLFLFGCAQETSIPVAPNIIPKPVSQKIEQGIYILDEKTNFIFTDEVSEVANYFESYLKETYHIEFSNHKSDKKIVFKIDESMNNEEGYHLKIGENQILISSKNSKGAFYAVQSLLQLMPIKTHIKSIAIQCLEIKDAPRFSYRGMHLDVARHFFSVAFIKKYINLMAMLKMNTFHWHLTEDQGWRIEIKKYPKLQEISAFRNETLIGHYSEQPHQFDGKKYGGFFTQEEIKDIVQYATERQVTIIPEIEMPGHSQAALAAYPELGCTGNKIEVATKWGVFEDIYCPKETTFQFLEDVIDEVVELFPGKYIHIGGDEAPKTRWKSCTHCQQLIRKKGLKDEHGLQSYFISRMEKYINQKGKQIIGWDEILEGGLAPNATVMSWRGTKGGVEAAKKQHNVILTPNSHCYFDHYQSDNENEPLAIGGFLPLEKVYRFNPIPEELTKEEAKYVLGAQGNVWTEYIPTPEKVEYMAFPRAIALAEVVWSSSENKNYKDFINRLEHFNKRLDAMNVNYANHLYEVKGELIKENGQLKYKLETTTDKKIFYSLNGRTPNLLLGDAYYEKPIPIDSSTTIKAVVFDSEKILGSIFEQRINLHKAVGTNISLNVEPHKAYNAGGKQALINGISGNNKRYGDQEWLGFSGDDVEITIDFDKPTEINSISTRFYNGNGQWIYAPKEVHIQFNLENGKVALSKNTQTKNDSLLVNFKYNLSELNPKKEKINSLKITIPNYGIIPDGKQGAGNKAWTFIDEIIVE; encoded by the coding sequence ATGAAAATTCACTATAATTTAAAAATCATATTTGTTCTGTTTTTATTTGGATGTGCTCAGGAAACTTCAATACCAGTGGCCCCAAATATCATTCCGAAGCCTGTTTCTCAAAAAATTGAACAAGGTATTTATATTTTGGATGAGAAAACTAATTTCATTTTTACTGATGAAGTAAGCGAAGTTGCAAACTACTTTGAATCCTACTTAAAAGAAACGTATCATATTGAATTTTCTAATCATAAAAGTGATAAAAAAATTGTTTTTAAGATTGATGAAAGCATGAATAACGAAGAAGGGTATCATTTAAAAATTGGTGAAAATCAAATTCTAATTTCCTCAAAAAACTCTAAAGGTGCATTTTATGCCGTGCAGAGTTTACTGCAATTAATGCCCATAAAAACACATATAAAATCCATAGCAATTCAGTGTTTAGAAATTAAAGATGCCCCGCGTTTTTCATACCGAGGAATGCATTTAGATGTTGCACGTCATTTTTTCTCTGTCGCATTTATTAAGAAATACATCAACTTAATGGCAATGTTAAAAATGAATACTTTTCATTGGCATTTAACAGAAGATCAAGGTTGGCGCATTGAGATTAAGAAATATCCAAAATTACAAGAAATTTCAGCGTTTAGAAACGAAACTTTAATAGGACATTATTCAGAGCAACCACATCAATTTGATGGTAAAAAATATGGCGGATTTTTCACCCAAGAAGAAATAAAAGACATCGTTCAATATGCTACAGAAAGACAAGTTACCATCATTCCGGAAATAGAAATGCCCGGACATTCTCAGGCGGCACTTGCTGCCTATCCTGAATTAGGTTGTACTGGAAATAAAATTGAAGTTGCCACCAAATGGGGCGTTTTCGAAGATATTTATTGTCCGAAAGAAACAACTTTTCAGTTTTTAGAGGATGTAATTGATGAAGTCGTTGAATTATTTCCAGGGAAATATATTCATATTGGTGGCGATGAAGCACCAAAAACCCGATGGAAATCGTGTACTCATTGCCAGCAACTCATCAGAAAGAAGGGCTTAAAAGATGAACATGGTTTGCAAAGTTATTTCATTTCTAGAATGGAGAAATACATCAACCAAAAAGGAAAACAAATTATTGGTTGGGACGAAATTTTAGAAGGGGGATTAGCACCCAATGCAACGGTGATGTCTTGGCGAGGAACTAAAGGCGGGGTTGAAGCAGCAAAAAAACAACACAACGTGATTTTAACCCCAAATTCTCATTGTTATTTTGATCATTATCAATCTGACAACGAAAATGAGCCTTTGGCTATTGGCGGATTTTTACCTTTAGAAAAAGTGTATCGTTTTAACCCAATTCCTGAAGAATTAACAAAGGAAGAAGCAAAATATGTTTTAGGTGCACAGGGAAATGTCTGGACAGAATACATTCCAACTCCTGAAAAAGTAGAATATATGGCATTTCCAAGAGCGATTGCTTTGGCTGAAGTTGTTTGGTCTTCATCAGAAAATAAAAACTATAAAGATTTTATAAACCGTTTAGAGCATTTTAATAAAAGATTGGATGCGATGAATGTAAATTATGCCAACCATTTATATGAAGTGAAGGGTGAATTGATAAAAGAAAATGGACAATTAAAGTATAAGCTTGAAACGACGACTGATAAAAAGATTTTTTATAGTTTGAATGGAAGAACACCAAATTTACTTTTAGGTGATGCTTATTATGAAAAACCAATTCCAATTGATTCATCAACAACTATAAAAGCTGTTGTTTTTGATTCAGAAAAAATATTAGGTTCTATTTTTGAACAAAGAATTAACTTACACAAAGCTGTTGGAACCAATATTTCTTTGAATGTTGAACCTCATAAAGCCTATAATGCTGGAGGAAAACAAGCTTTAATTAATGGGATTTCTGGAAATAACAAACGTTATGGAGATCAAGAATGGTTAGGGTTTTCTGGTGATGATGTAGAAATTACGATTGATTTTGATAAACCCACAGAAATCAACTCCATCTCAACACGTTTTTATAATGGAAATGGTCAATGGATTTATGCACCAAAAGAAGTGCATATCCAATTTAATTTAGAAAATGGCAAAGTTGCTTTGTCAAAAAATACACAAACAAAAAATGATTCATTATTAGTGAATTTCAAATATAATTTATCCGAATTAAACCCTAAGAAAGAAAAAATTAATTCTTTGAAAATTACAATTCCAAATTACGGAATAATTCCCGATGGAAAACAAGGTGCGGGGAATAAAGCATGGACTTTTATTGATGAAATAATTGTTGAATAA